A window of Solanum stenotomum isolate F172 chromosome 3, ASM1918654v1, whole genome shotgun sequence contains these coding sequences:
- the LOC125860427 gene encoding auxin-responsive protein SAUR72-like produces the protein MNMMDIPSNNKQLLSSGNKIRQIVRLQQLLKKWKKIAAASPSSTHLQRNTSSGNGGINKFLKKTLSFSDKEYDINNNNNVPKGCLAVLCVGKEEEKRFVIPMDYLAHQSFQVLLREAEEEFGFQQQGILKIPCQLSLFDKILKTIQSNEQPNDDSNVVGGCCSPDNHQQRQHNIIPPQLCSI, from the coding sequence atgaatatgatggaTATTCCATCAAACAATAAGCAGCTTCTTAGTTCTGGTAATAAGATCAGACAAATAGTTAGGCTTCAGCAGCTGCTCAAGAAATGGAAAAAGATTGCAGCTGCATCCCCTTCTTCTACTCATCTTCAACGCAATACTAGTAGTGGTAATGGTGGCATCAATAAGTTCCTCAAGAAAACTCTTTCATTTTCAGACAAGGAATACGAcattaacaataataataatgtccCCAAAGGATGCCTTGCAGTACTATGCGTTGgaaaggaggaggagaagagaTTTGTCATCCCAATGGACTACTTGGCCCACCAATCATTTCAAGTCCTCTTGAGAGAAGCTGAAGAAGAGTTTGGTTTCCAACAACAGGGAATCCTCAAGATTCCTTGTCAACTCTCCCTTTTTGACAAGATTTTGAAAACCATACAATCTAATGAACAACCAAATGATGACAGTAATGTCGTCGGCGGCTGCTGCTCTCCAGACAATCACCAACAACGTCAACACAATATCATACCTCCTCAATTGTGCAGTATATGA